Proteins encoded within one genomic window of Bacillus sp. F19:
- a CDS encoding discoidin domain-containing protein yields MAPFQFNESSRRRKSRFQYWKRKGDFRDGKSPLIPIDGRMPAIFVKRGDLLQHNGVVDMIDIINIPHQSFATVLFFTQFYKLFEQTLKILKIWRFSVMKRILSITLAFTMIFVMLSTTADALTNKSDDNIVKIDNMQPVYGQTITASVIMDDDSMGKNLTFQWQVQESRISDKYINVKSGGTSKSYTVTLNDIGKKLRVVVGLPSNGDRKTSLPTNAVLNANPLIASMKFDNNLKDDANQENLEGKGNYSYVDGVLPGTKALHLESGDGNYVGTKHSLNFGNDSFTTSFWYKGDTNNNQVILSNKDFTKSSNEGWAIYTSANSVNMNLGFPTTSVKFGRDTFNASEWRYVTFVVDRDKMLGSLYIDGYKMTETSLGIGTLDTSNPLNIGSDGLGKHGGNSFDIADLNVWKGAFSSDVVQANYKSYAVNKVDVNALNDTISEANTIIADGLGKGFSQTDFDHLKKVLNTATTVATTQKVKLYTQETINYYVRELKNALFIYQKSNKTLTPAGLNMIVDSDPEISGNPATHARIEKDYRTELRLFPQADVLFIPGDVTGGNRAEEYVWMKHLTDVHNKLKSEGLFDNTKLYMVRGNHDMAGSQNLIPIGSAGAWNESTNSYDNNFYNDAYRVKVKGYNFVGFDGNFNNSNTVGKTNNFLDQIKKEEDYDPTKPIFVSSHYPISGTAWGSAWSSAGSNAVGKYIADNNFSQVVYMSGHTQYDPTDERSHYQGAATYLDSGASSYSSYIDNGPYGGYIEGSYINYHTTPRIANFIEVYGSKIIIKQYNLSTDEYVGTPSVKVVGEGKDAFTYSRSDIRELIAPQFEEGITVDSYKNNELAFTIKQANDNVRVLEYNIQLINKLTGKVDKSFNSLSLPLDKPFDEYRHYKFTDLSPTTPYILRVFADDSMYNRSSQDIDIEAQSVNLNSITAPADLTGLTIGTAKTADALGLPKTVSLDTDAGRGEANVTWNVDASNYDPTVKTAQTFAVNGTVTLPTGVKNPNNVPLTTSIKVTVNKIPQSQMTATATSQETIGENNSASMAIDGDPQTFWHTKWDKSDVLPQSITLNLGGTYAIDKVAYLPRPSGSNGNITGYNVYVSTDGVAFTKVASGTWANDNAEKVATFDPTDASYVKLEATAGVNGWAAAAEISVLETETVKN; encoded by the coding sequence ATGGCACCATTTCAGTTTAATGAGAGCAGTAGAAGGAGAAAATCAAGGTTCCAATATTGGAAACGAAAGGGGGATTTCCGTGACGGAAAATCTCCTCTCATCCCGATCGATGGGAGGATGCCCGCCATCTTTGTAAAGCGGGGCGACCTTCTCCAGCACAATGGAGTCGTCGACATGATCGATATAATCAATATTCCGCATCAAAGTTTCGCTACGGTTTTGTTTTTTACTCAATTTTACAAGCTTTTTGAACAGACTCTTAAAATACTTAAAATATGGAGGTTTTCTGTAATGAAAAGAATTTTATCTATTACCCTCGCATTCACGATGATATTCGTTATGTTATCGACCACCGCAGACGCACTTACAAACAAGTCGGACGACAATATCGTCAAAATCGACAATATGCAGCCGGTTTACGGTCAAACGATCACCGCCAGTGTAATCATGGATGATGATTCAATGGGCAAAAATCTAACTTTTCAATGGCAAGTACAGGAATCACGTATAAGCGATAAATATATTAATGTCAAATCGGGTGGTACATCCAAAAGCTACACCGTAACGTTAAATGATATTGGTAAAAAATTACGCGTTGTAGTTGGTTTACCATCAAATGGTGACAGAAAAACTTCATTGCCCACGAACGCAGTATTAAATGCCAACCCCCTTATTGCATCGATGAAATTCGACAATAATTTAAAGGACGATGCAAATCAAGAGAACTTGGAAGGGAAAGGAAATTATAGTTATGTAGACGGTGTATTACCCGGGACCAAAGCTCTGCACTTAGAAAGCGGAGACGGCAATTATGTCGGTACGAAGCATAGCTTGAATTTTGGTAATGACAGTTTTACCACATCCTTCTGGTATAAGGGTGACACTAACAATAATCAGGTCATATTATCAAACAAGGATTTTACTAAGAGCTCTAACGAAGGCTGGGCGATTTATACATCAGCCAATTCGGTCAATATGAATTTAGGATTCCCGACCACATCAGTAAAATTTGGGCGCGACACGTTTAATGCTTCCGAATGGCGTTACGTGACATTTGTTGTAGACAGAGATAAAATGCTCGGATCGTTGTATATTGATGGTTACAAAATGACTGAAACTTCGCTTGGGATCGGAACTTTAGATACATCGAACCCATTAAATATAGGTAGCGACGGATTGGGCAAACATGGCGGTAATTCATTCGATATAGCTGATCTGAATGTTTGGAAAGGTGCATTTAGCAGCGATGTAGTTCAAGCTAATTATAAGAGTTACGCTGTAAATAAAGTAGATGTGAATGCACTTAACGACACAATATCAGAAGCAAATACAATAATAGCAGACGGTCTCGGCAAAGGCTTCAGCCAAACCGATTTTGATCATTTGAAAAAGGTTTTGAATACGGCAACTACGGTTGCAACAACGCAAAAAGTAAAATTATATACACAGGAAACCATCAATTATTACGTACGTGAACTAAAAAACGCCTTATTCATCTATCAAAAAAGCAATAAAACATTAACTCCCGCCGGTTTAAATATGATTGTGGACAGCGACCCGGAAATCAGTGGTAATCCCGCAACACACGCGCGCATTGAAAAAGATTACAGAACAGAACTGAGACTATTCCCACAGGCCGACGTACTCTTTATTCCTGGCGACGTTACCGGCGGTAACAGAGCTGAGGAATATGTGTGGATGAAGCACCTGACAGACGTACACAATAAACTTAAAAGTGAGGGACTGTTTGACAATACGAAGCTTTATATGGTAAGAGGCAACCATGATATGGCCGGCTCCCAAAATTTAATACCTATCGGTTCGGCGGGCGCGTGGAACGAGTCAACGAATTCATACGATAACAACTTCTATAACGATGCTTATAGGGTAAAGGTAAAAGGATATAATTTTGTGGGTTTTGACGGAAATTTTAACAACAGCAATACGGTGGGAAAAACCAACAATTTCCTCGACCAAATTAAAAAAGAAGAGGATTACGATCCAACCAAACCGATATTTGTATCTTCTCACTACCCTATAAGCGGAACCGCGTGGGGATCGGCATGGAGCAGCGCGGGAAGTAATGCTGTAGGTAAATATATTGCGGACAATAATTTTTCGCAGGTGGTATATATGTCAGGTCATACGCAATACGACCCGACCGACGAACGTTCTCACTATCAAGGTGCGGCTACGTATCTCGACAGCGGTGCGAGTTCATATTCCAGTTATATTGATAACGGTCCGTACGGCGGATATATAGAAGGCTCGTATATCAACTACCATACCACACCCCGCATCGCGAATTTCATAGAGGTTTACGGTTCAAAAATTATCATCAAACAGTATAATTTAAGTACAGATGAATATGTAGGGACACCTTCTGTAAAAGTCGTTGGTGAAGGCAAAGATGCCTTTACCTATAGCAGGAGCGATATAAGAGAACTCATAGCTCCGCAGTTTGAAGAGGGTATTACGGTCGATTCCTACAAAAACAACGAACTTGCTTTTACAATAAAGCAAGCAAATGACAATGTGCGCGTTTTGGAATATAATATTCAGCTTATCAACAAGCTCACCGGGAAAGTGGACAAATCGTTTAACAGCCTTTCACTGCCGCTAGACAAACCATTCGATGAATACAGACATTATAAGTTTACAGATTTGTCGCCGACTACTCCATATATACTCAGGGTATTCGCCGACGATTCCATGTATAACCGTTCGTCGCAGGACATTGACATTGAGGCTCAAAGTGTTAATTTAAACAGCATCACTGCGCCTGCTGACTTAACAGGGTTGACAATCGGAACGGCGAAGACAGCGGACGCCCTTGGCTTGCCAAAGACAGTATCCTTGGATACTGATGCAGGCAGGGGAGAAGCCAATGTGACATGGAATGTAGATGCTTCAAACTATGATCCCACTGTAAAGACTGCACAAACCTTCGCTGTCAATGGAACTGTAACTTTGCCAACTGGGGTGAAAAATCCCAATAACGTGCCTTTGACAACAAGCATTAAAGTAACGGTTAATAAGATCCCTCAGTCTCAAATGACGGCAACGGCGACAAGTCAGGAAACGATTGGTGAAAATAATTCAGCATCCATGGCGATTGACGGAGACCCACAAACGTTTTGGCATACAAAGTGGGATAAATCTGATGTTCTCCCCCAATCGATCACCTTAAATCTTGGAGGAACTTACGCAATCGATAAGGTCGCGTATTTACCAAGGCCATCAGGCAGCAACGGAAATATTACAGGATATAACGTTTATGTAAGTACAGATGGAGTGGCCTTTACTAAAGTTGCAAGCGGAACTTGGGCAAACGACAATGCGGAGAAAGTAGCAACTTTTGATCCTACAGATGCATCATATGTCAAGCTCGAAGCGACGGCGGGTGTTAACGGCTGGGCAGCGGCCGCGGAGATTAGCGTCCTTGAAACAGAAACTGTAAAGAATTAG
- a CDS encoding HupE/UreJ family protein — translation MKQRSFLSMFIIMILLFFGTATTSHAHSINMNYSDLNIEGNEILYDLFIEQTDLFPQFGTDLDNLVNDEQASQKIESYLQKGLRIDADSKPLTMELVSMNMAQKGAVRGMEFQLTFIADEEIEQFNLHYDLVFDDAPAHTSVLMVHAGEYFQQDMIDSTNRDILINLSQDLPKDPPQPETGSVLWKYFVLGIEHILTGYDHLLFLLSLVLIASRLKDALKIVTAFTIGHSITLFLVATDRIQVSSHWVEALIALTICYVAVENMFVQKAKWRWILTAIFGLIHGMGFAGALAETGLPKGNLIGSLLTFNLGVEAGQLMVLCLLLPFLLWLRRFPWYRKMMISTSCLIFVLSFYWLIQRL, via the coding sequence ATGAAGCAGCGTTCATTTCTGTCCATGTTCATCATCATGATCTTATTATTTTTTGGGACTGCCACAACTTCACATGCGCATTCCATAAATATGAATTACTCGGATTTAAACATTGAAGGGAACGAGATTCTCTATGATCTTTTTATAGAACAAACAGACTTGTTTCCACAATTCGGTACTGACTTGGATAATCTGGTGAACGATGAACAGGCCTCGCAAAAAATCGAATCCTATCTACAGAAAGGTCTTCGCATAGATGCGGATTCGAAGCCCTTAACGATGGAATTGGTTTCGATGAACATGGCGCAAAAGGGTGCCGTAAGAGGCATGGAATTTCAACTGACGTTTATCGCCGATGAAGAAATCGAACAATTTAATCTTCATTACGATCTGGTGTTTGACGATGCGCCTGCTCATACGAGTGTACTCATGGTCCATGCAGGGGAATATTTTCAGCAGGATATGATTGATAGCACTAATAGAGATATTCTGATCAACCTTTCCCAGGACCTTCCTAAGGACCCTCCCCAGCCTGAAACTGGATCCGTCCTATGGAAATACTTTGTACTTGGAATCGAACACATTTTGACCGGGTACGATCATTTGCTGTTTTTGTTATCCTTAGTATTAATCGCATCTCGCTTAAAGGATGCGTTGAAAATTGTTACTGCTTTTACAATCGGCCACAGCATAACACTATTCTTGGTGGCCACCGACCGTATTCAGGTCAGTTCGCATTGGGTCGAAGCCTTGATTGCCCTGACGATCTGTTACGTGGCCGTGGAAAATATGTTTGTTCAAAAGGCGAAATGGCGGTGGATATTGACAGCCATATTTGGCCTGATTCACGGTATGGGCTTCGCCGGGGCTTTAGCTGAAACAGGACTTCCAAAAGGAAATCTGATTGGCTCACTCCTGACATTTAATTTAGGTGTGGAAGCGGGCCAGCTCATGGTCCTATGCCTATTACTTCCCTTCTTGCTATGGCTGCGAAGGTTCCCATGGTATCGTAAAATGATGATTTCAACGTCTTGCCTTATTTTTGTGCTGTCATTTTATTGGTTGATTCAAAGATTGTAA
- a CDS encoding DeoR/GlpR family DNA-binding transcription regulator produces the protein MLAHERHENIMECLRKNKSVKVSSITKMFGVSTETVRRDFEYLEKEGYIRRVRGGAVLDNANSQEINFSLRETKNIEEKMEIAKIAAHYVTEGQSIALDVSTTNTELAKELKSRFQRLTVLTNSLIIAKELSEMPHYTILMPGGVLRNEELCLVGSLAEEFFKGFHIDTFFMSISGISLTEGLTDYGLGEFQVKKKMLENSQSCIVLADSSKFDVASLLKVCHFERVDRIISDSNLSEKVLQKYKKEGIEIVNKINLKEK, from the coding sequence TTGTTAGCTCATGAGCGTCATGAAAATATAATGGAATGCTTGCGGAAAAATAAGTCTGTCAAGGTGTCTTCGATCACAAAAATGTTTGGTGTGTCTACCGAAACAGTCCGCAGGGATTTTGAATATCTCGAGAAAGAAGGGTATATAAGAAGGGTGCGCGGTGGAGCGGTTTTAGATAATGCGAACAGTCAAGAAATCAATTTCTCATTGCGGGAAACCAAAAATATTGAGGAAAAGATGGAAATAGCGAAGATTGCTGCACATTATGTTACAGAAGGACAATCCATTGCATTAGATGTCAGCACAACAAATACCGAATTGGCGAAAGAATTAAAAAGCAGGTTTCAAAGACTTACCGTTTTAACAAATTCCTTAATCATTGCCAAAGAACTTTCAGAAATGCCTCATTATACGATTTTGATGCCCGGGGGTGTACTCCGAAATGAAGAATTATGTCTAGTAGGTTCTTTGGCGGAAGAATTTTTTAAAGGATTTCACATTGATACTTTTTTTATGAGCATCAGTGGTATTTCCTTGACGGAAGGGCTGACGGATTACGGGTTAGGTGAATTCCAAGTGAAAAAGAAAATGCTTGAGAATTCTCAAAGTTGCATTGTGCTGGCGGATAGCAGTAAATTTGATGTTGCATCATTATTGAAAGTCTGCCATTTTGAAAGGGTTGACCGTATTATTTCTGATTCAAATCTATCCGAAAAGGTACTGCAGAAATATAAAAAAGAAGGTATTGAAATTGTGAATAAGATTAATTTGAAGGAAAAGTAG
- a CDS encoding S-layer homology domain-containing protein yields the protein MTDTGGKDAIEKLASAGVITGYDDGTFKPNKTINREKMVIILSRIVDLSKVDKDASKGNFADIASASSYAANQIKDAEKAGIISGKGNGLFDPKGNSTRAEALTIVLYALNLNPQVKTLLDSLK from the coding sequence TTGACAGACACTGGGGGTAAAGACGCCATTGAGAAGCTTGCTAGCGCAGGAGTGATTACCGGATATGATGACGGGACGTTCAAGCCGAACAAAACGATTAACCGTGAAAAAATGGTTATTATTCTATCCCGTATTGTGGACTTAAGTAAAGTGGACAAAGATGCTTCCAAAGGCAACTTTGCGGATATAGCAAGCGCAAGCTCTTATGCAGCAAATCAAATCAAGGATGCGGAAAAAGCGGGAATCATCAGCGGCAAGGGCAATGGCTTATTTGATCCGAAGGGCAACTCCACACGCGCAGAGGCGCTTACGATCGTTCTGTACGCATTGAACCTTAACCCTCAAGTAAAAACACTCTTGGACAGCTTGAAATAA
- a CDS encoding ROK family protein: protein MNIGVDLGGTNIRVAVIDDNGIILEELGCPTEAGNGPLPAIEKIIAMIQSLQEKHAIRSVGIGAPGPLDAKRGIIIEPPNLSSWKNIELTKMIESAMHLPVYLENDANAAALAEALIGAGKEAESVFYITVSTGIGGGYVYDGKLIPGAQGNCGEIGNMIVDPHAIDAPNLNKGALEALASGTAIGRKAESVFGPGHGAKEVFLFAQEGNQEAAEIIDEALSYLAMGIANIVHTLNPEVIVLGGGVMKSKDLMLDPLKEKVLPLLYPSLRPHLQLKLALLDQKAGVVGAGMIPRQFMQN from the coding sequence ATGAACATCGGAGTCGATTTAGGCGGTACAAACATTCGGGTGGCAGTGATTGATGATAATGGGATTATTTTAGAAGAGCTTGGATGCCCTACAGAAGCGGGGAATGGGCCGCTTCCGGCTATTGAAAAGATCATTGCAATGATTCAATCATTGCAGGAAAAACATGCTATACGATCAGTAGGTATTGGTGCGCCAGGACCACTGGATGCAAAAAGGGGAATCATTATAGAACCTCCTAATCTTTCTAGCTGGAAAAATATTGAGTTAACAAAAATGATTGAGTCGGCCATGCATTTGCCGGTGTATCTTGAAAACGATGCCAATGCAGCTGCACTTGCAGAAGCACTGATCGGTGCTGGCAAAGAAGCTGAAAGCGTATTTTATATTACCGTTTCTACAGGCATTGGCGGGGGATACGTATATGACGGCAAGCTAATACCAGGTGCTCAGGGAAACTGCGGTGAAATTGGAAATATGATAGTAGATCCACATGCAATAGATGCTCCTAACCTTAACAAAGGAGCGTTAGAGGCACTTGCAAGCGGCACGGCAATTGGGAGAAAAGCTGAGTCTGTATTTGGGCCGGGCCACGGTGCAAAAGAAGTGTTCCTGTTTGCTCAAGAAGGCAATCAAGAGGCAGCTGAGATTATTGATGAAGCGCTGAGCTATTTGGCAATGGGGATTGCCAATATTGTTCATACTTTAAATCCGGAGGTTATCGTTCTTGGAGGCGGAGTGATGAAATCAAAGGATTTGATGCTAGATCCATTAAAAGAGAAAGTGCTTCCGCTTTTGTACCCTAGTCTTAGACCCCATCTGCAATTAAAGCTTGCTTTATTGGATCAGAAAGCTGGAGTTGTCGGGGCGGGAATGATTCCAAGGCAATTTATGCAGAATTAG